From the genome of Streptomyces sp. NBC_00659, one region includes:
- a CDS encoding class I SAM-dependent methyltransferase codes for MHAVSYTAQWMAAARALESEREDALYVDPLARELAEPKGFELIDRYAGGGLLPFITIRTRYLDDAIGDLLADGTIHQVVLIAAGMDTRAFRLDWPDDVDLYEVDHGPLIQEKRRRLDALGAKPTVRRHEVSADLTREWLPTLEEAGFDPSRPTLWVAEALTFFLTEEQAAGLLQLLASASAPGSHLAFDILGRGLLRSPFSRPFLDKLAADGTPWIFGTDEPEPFLEANGWDVADLKEPGQAGAGEGRWPYDVQPRGRRHANRLWLIRAKIATG; via the coding sequence ATGCACGCTGTTTCGTACACCGCCCAGTGGATGGCCGCCGCCCGCGCCCTGGAGTCAGAGCGCGAGGACGCCCTGTATGTCGACCCGCTGGCCCGCGAGCTCGCCGAGCCCAAGGGCTTCGAGCTGATCGACCGCTACGCGGGCGGCGGACTGCTGCCGTTCATCACCATCCGTACCCGCTACCTCGACGACGCGATCGGCGACCTGCTCGCCGACGGCACCATCCACCAGGTGGTGCTGATCGCCGCCGGCATGGACACCCGCGCCTTCCGCCTCGACTGGCCCGACGACGTCGACCTCTACGAGGTGGACCACGGGCCCCTCATCCAGGAGAAGCGGCGCCGTCTGGACGCCCTGGGCGCCAAGCCCACGGTGCGCCGCCACGAGGTGTCCGCCGACCTCACCCGGGAATGGCTGCCCACGCTCGAGGAGGCGGGCTTCGACCCGTCCCGTCCCACCCTGTGGGTCGCGGAGGCGCTGACCTTCTTCCTGACCGAGGAGCAGGCCGCGGGCCTGCTGCAACTACTCGCCTCGGCCTCCGCGCCCGGCAGCCACCTGGCCTTCGACATCCTGGGCCGGGGCCTGCTGCGCAGCCCGTTCTCCCGGCCCTTCCTGGACAAGCTGGCCGCCGACGGCACCCCGTGGATCTTCGGCACCGACGAGCCGGAGCCCTTCCTGGAGGCCAACGGCTGGGACGTCGCCGATCTGAAGGAGCCGGGACAGGCGGGCGCCGGCGAGGGCCGCTGGCCCTACGACGTGCAGCCCCGCGGGCGACGGCACGCGAACCGGCTCTGGCTGATCCGGGCCAAGATCGCCACGGGCTGA